One genomic region from Phragmites australis chromosome 1, lpPhrAust1.1, whole genome shotgun sequence encodes:
- the LOC133884855 gene encoding protein phosphatase 2C 50-like encodes MYIYAACAPFLEGRAGGTERTDLSARTAAWCGGNRRRTSVYLTECVPAWGCATTCGRGAAMEGACAAVPRFAEVPVRMLAGAREPDALGLGLDAAAALRLPAHLLAVYDGHGGSEVANYCRDRIHVVLRDVLSRAASGLGESGDLDIKEHREKVTSDSFQRVDDEVSGEPSRFPNGVSGVQCKPVAAADVGSNAVVAVVCSSHVIVANRGDSRVVLCCGKKPIALSVHHKSNNGEDECARIEDAGGKVVSGILAMSRSIGKYVASLHAQHPNLTVQFKWMMMSSCIFRDWNEIEINLTSYALV; translated from the exons atgtatatatatgccgCGTGCGCGCCGTTCTTGGAGGGGCGCGCCGGCGGGACGGAGAGGACGGATCTGTCCGCTAGGACCGCCGCCTGGTGCGGAGGCAATAGGAGGAGGACGAGCGTGTACCTCACGGAGTGCGTGCCGGCGTGGGGCTGCGCCACGACGTGCGGCCGCGGCGCAGCGATGGAGGGCGCGTGCGCCGCTGTGCCGCGCTTCGCCGAGGTGCCGGTGCGGATGCTCGCGGGCGCGCGGGAGCCGGACGCGCTCGGGCTCGGCCTCGACGCCGCAGCCGCGCTCCGGCTGCCCGCGCACCTGCTCGCCGTGTACGACGGGCATGGCGGCTCCGAG GTGGCGAACTACTGCCGGGACAGGATCCACGTCGTGTTGAGAGATGTGCTGAGCAGAGCGGCGAGCGGGTTAGGGGAATCGGGGGACCTGGACATCAAGGAGCACCGGGAGAAGGTTACCAGTGATTCTTTCCAGAGGGTAGATGACGAGGTGTCGGGGGAACCAAGCAGGTTCCCTAATGGCGTCAGCGGGGTCCAGTGCAAACCTGTTGCCGCAGCCGACGTCGGCTCCAACGCTGTTGTAGCGGTTGTCTGCTCTTCTCATGTCATAGTTGCGAATCGCGGGGATTCACGCGTGGTGCTCTGCTGCGGGAAGAAGCCCATTGCTCTGTCCGTCCATCACAAATCAAA TAATGGTGAAGACGAGTGCGCGAGGATTGAGGACGCAGGAGGGAAGGTCGTCTCTGGTATACTTGCTATGTCACGGTCCATAGGTAAGTATGTTGCCTCTTTGCATGCCCAACATCCCAATCTTACAGTACAGTTTAAATGGATGATGATGTCGAGCTGTATTTTTAGAGATTGGAATGAGATCGAAATTAACCTGACATCATACGCTTTAGTTTAA